A single genomic interval of uncultured Sphaerochaeta sp. harbors:
- a CDS encoding YigZ family protein has protein sequence MKILKQRSQCEIEVKKSRFIAIAQPISELSEIKNLVNETRAEHPGANHVVHAAVVGPKGDLYSYSDDHEPKNTAGRPALEVLKGSSVTNILILIIRYFGGTLLGTGGLVKAYGDSAKEILSIIKTEELIEKTRFSFTIPYNLYELAKIDLVLLQADIENEEFTTDVSITGTLPRTNTEQLTSRITELSGGQCEVTLTDL, from the coding sequence ATGAAGATACTCAAGCAACGCTCACAGTGTGAGATTGAAGTAAAAAAGTCTCGATTCATTGCTATCGCTCAACCCATCAGTGAACTCTCCGAGATCAAGAATTTGGTTAATGAAACGAGGGCTGAACATCCAGGGGCTAATCATGTTGTTCATGCTGCTGTCGTTGGACCAAAGGGAGATCTCTATAGCTATAGTGATGATCATGAGCCAAAGAATACTGCTGGCAGACCCGCACTCGAGGTACTGAAAGGGAGCAGTGTCACCAATATCCTGATACTCATCATCCGTTACTTCGGAGGAACGTTATTGGGCACTGGAGGTCTGGTAAAAGCCTATGGCGATAGTGCCAAGGAAATCCTCTCCATTATCAAGACAGAAGAGTTGATTGAGAAAACAAGATTCTCCTTCACGATACCCTATAATCTCTATGAGCTAGCAAAGATTGACCTCGTATTGCTTCAAGCGGATATTGAAAACGAGGAATTCACGACAGATGTATCCATCACAGGCACTCTTCCGAGAACCAATACTGAGCAATTAACTTCCAGAATTACAGAACTATCAGGCGGACAGTGTGAGGTTACTCTTACCGATTTGTAA
- a CDS encoding M28 family peptidase, which produces MKFPLPRKRKKPPTLVDGQKEKPRQKLETLKAGKLASLALAFTKTLVDLYGPRVAGSDAGHSVAEAIEDAYKHFCDETTNTKFPLDTKAHSQPFTIMIILYPLLVVLMLVGLPWISLLLFIGFCYYATRELYLYRPFTRKNRCNAEGVNVHGVLEPKEEVQHTLIFSSHHDSAPLHRYNQLEWISYAKNVLLPVALFIACGVLALVQVFSELIASVLLLPNIPSLVLLLLLFLFLGATPLLFPLRSMYEKEGSPGAGDNLVSVGMTVQLARYFHWRKDCGKPLRNTRLIFCSFDGEEAALQGSRHWYTSMADSLIDPIVLNFDSVYYGDQITFLEKDVNGTQQLDASLARRCTEIAHSMGYESRSESIPRLWGGTDAAEASRCGISATTLTAVAWDDRSKPSVQHTRNDVVEAIEPSALERALSIAIKLTDMVDGKQLWEESKEEEEESPPEVSLIFSKLTNR; this is translated from the coding sequence ATGAAGTTCCCTCTTCCAAGAAAACGAAAGAAGCCGCCTACGCTGGTGGATGGCCAAAAAGAGAAACCTAGGCAAAAACTCGAGACATTGAAAGCCGGTAAGCTTGCTAGCCTTGCCCTGGCCTTCACCAAGACTCTTGTTGATCTCTATGGCCCAAGGGTAGCTGGTAGTGATGCAGGTCATAGCGTTGCTGAAGCAATTGAGGATGCGTATAAACATTTCTGTGATGAAACAACCAATACCAAATTTCCTCTCGATACGAAGGCTCATAGTCAACCTTTCACGATTATGATCATCCTGTATCCTCTTTTGGTGGTCCTGATGTTGGTTGGACTTCCCTGGATTTCACTCTTGCTTTTTATTGGTTTTTGCTATTACGCCACTAGGGAACTCTATCTCTACCGACCTTTTACCCGTAAAAATCGTTGCAACGCAGAAGGGGTGAATGTCCATGGAGTCCTGGAACCAAAGGAAGAGGTACAACACACGCTTATTTTCAGTTCACATCATGACAGTGCACCTTTACACCGATACAACCAACTTGAGTGGATATCCTACGCAAAAAATGTGCTCTTACCGGTTGCACTGTTCATCGCTTGTGGAGTGCTGGCCTTGGTGCAGGTTTTTTCTGAGCTTATTGCAAGTGTTTTGTTATTGCCAAATATTCCTTCCCTTGTGCTTCTCCTTCTCCTTTTCCTTTTTCTGGGAGCTACCCCCCTGTTGTTTCCCCTGCGGTCGATGTATGAAAAGGAGGGATCTCCTGGAGCTGGGGACAATCTTGTTTCAGTGGGGATGACCGTACAGCTTGCCAGGTATTTCCATTGGAGGAAGGATTGTGGGAAGCCTCTCAGGAATACCCGATTGATCTTCTGCTCCTTTGATGGGGAGGAAGCAGCACTGCAGGGATCGAGGCATTGGTACACATCAATGGCCGACTCATTGATTGATCCAATCGTATTGAACTTTGATTCCGTCTACTATGGTGACCAGATTACCTTCCTGGAGAAGGATGTCAATGGAACCCAACAGCTTGATGCTTCCTTGGCAAGGCGCTGTACGGAAATTGCACACTCAATGGGGTATGAATCTAGAAGTGAATCAATTCCACGCCTGTGGGGCGGCACCGATGCTGCAGAAGCGAGCAGGTGTGGTATTTCAGCCACCACCCTGACTGCAGTTGCTTGGGATGACCGTAGCAAACCATCGGTGCAGCATACCCGCAATGATGTCGTGGAAGCGATAGAACCGAGTGCCTTGGAAAGAGCGCTCTCCATTGCCATCAAACTTACTGATATGGTAGATGGTAAACAATTATGGGAAGAGAGTAAGGAAGAAGAGGAGGAATCCCCTCCTGAGGTTTCCTTGATCTTCTCAAAGCTTACAAATCGGTAA